A genomic window from Glycine max cultivar Williams 82 chromosome 17, Glycine_max_v4.0, whole genome shotgun sequence includes:
- the LOC100775939 gene encoding pentatricopeptide repeat-containing protein At5g39350 → MSTLTHSFNSLLQACKTLNQAKQLHHRILLTGSHHNHFFVTKLIQIYADSNDLRSAVTLLHQISHPNVFAFTSILSFHSRHGLGHQCIQTYAELRRNGVVPDGYVFPKVLKACAQLSRFGSGRGVHKDVVVFGEESNLQVRNSVLDMYSKCGDVGSARQVFDEMSERDVFSWNSMMSGYVWNGLPHKAVEVLGVMKKDGCGCEPDVVTWNTVMDAYCRMGQCCEASRVFGEIEDPNVISWTILISGYAGVGRHDVSLGIFRQMVNVGMVSPDVDALSGVLVSCRHLGALASGKEIHGYGLKIMCGDVFYRSAGAALLMLYAGWGRLDCADNVFWRMDKSDVVTWNAMIFGLVDVGLVDLALDCFREMQGRGVGIDGRTISSILPVCDLRCGKEIHAYVRKCNFSGVIPVYNALIHMYSIRGCIAYAYSVFSTMVARDLVSWNTIIGGFGTHGLGQTALELLQEMSGSGVRPDLVTFSCALSACSHSGLVNEGIELFYRMTKDFSMTPAREHFSCVVDMLARAGRLEDAFHFINQMPQEPNNHVWGALLAACQEHQNISVGKLAAEKLISLEPHEAGHYVTLSNIYSRAGRWDDAARVRKMMDGHGLLKPSGHSLVGTGS, encoded by the coding sequence ATGTCAACCCTCACACACTCATTCAACTCTCTGCTCCAAGCCTGCAAAACCCTAAACCAAGCAAAGCAGCTCCACCACCGGATTCTCCTCACCGGCTCACACCACAACCATTTCTTCGTAACCAAGCTAATCCAAATCTACGCCGATTCCAACGACCTTCGTTCCGCAGTAACACTGCTTCACCAAATTTCCCACCCCAACGTCTTCGCCTTCACTTCAATCCTCTCCTTCCACTCCAGGCACGGCCTCGGGCACCAATGCATCCAAACCTACGCGGAACTGAGGCGAAACGGCGTCGTCCCAGATGGGTACGTGTTCCCCAAGGTGCTCAAAGCGTGTGCCCAGTTATCGCGCTTCGGAAGTGGAAGGGGTGTTCACAAAGACGTTGTTGTGTTCGGGGAAGAGTCCAATTTGCAAGTTCGTAACTCTGTGTTGGATATGTATTCAAAATGTGGGGATGTTGGGAGCGCACGCCAAGTGTTTGATGAAATGTCTGAGAGAGATGTTTTTTCGTGGAATTCGATGATGTCGGGTTATGTGTGGAATGGGTTGCCGCATAAGGCTGTGGAGGTGTTGGGGGTTATGAAGAAAGATGGGTGTGGTTGTGAACCGGATGTTGTCACGTGGAACACGGTCATGGATGCTTATTGTAGGATGGGACAATGCTGTGAGGCGTCAAGGGTTTTTGGAGAGATTGAGGATCCGAATGTGATTTCGTGGACGATTTTGATCTCGGGTTATGCTGGTGTTGGGAGGCATGATGTTTCTTTGGGGATTTTTAGGCAGATGGTGAATGTTGGGATGGTTTCACCGGATGTGGATGCTCTTTCTGGTGTGCTTGTGTCGTGCAGGCATTTGGGGGCTTTGGCTAGTGGAAAGGAGATTCATGGATATGGCCTCAAAATCATGTGTGGGGATGTGTTTTATAGGTCTGCTGGAGCTGCCTTGTTGATGTTGTATGCCGGTTGGGGCAGACTTGATTGTGCTGATAACGTGTTTTGGAGGATGGATAAGAGTGATGTTGTTACATGGAATGCTATGATTTTTGGTTTGGTTGACGTGGGGTTGGTAGATTTGGCGCTTGATTGTTTCAGAGAAATGCAGGGAAGAGGAGTGGGGATTGATGGTAGAACTATATCTAGTATACTGCCTGTTTGTGATTTGAGATGTGGAAAAGAGATACATGCTTATGTTAGGAAATGCAATTTCAGTGGTGTGATTCCGGTTTATAATGCGCTTATTCATATGTACTCGATCCGTGGATGTATTGCATATGCATATTCTGTGTTTTCCACCATGGTTGCGAGGGACTTGGTTTCTTGGAACACGATTATTGGAGGATTTGGAACACACGGGCTTGGCCAAACAGCTCTGGAGCTTTTGCAGGAGATGAGTGGTTCAGGTGTTAGACCTGATTTGGTGACTTTTTCTTGTGCACTTTCGGCTTGTAGTCATTCAGGACTTGTGAATGAAGGGATTGAACTTTTCTACAGAATGACGAAGGATTTTAGCATGACACCAGCAAGGGAACACTTTTCTTGTGTTGTTGACATGTTGGCCCGTGCTGGTAGGCTTGAAGATGCTTTTCATTTCATTAACCAAATGCCCCAGGAACCAAATAATCATGTTTGGGGAGCTTTACTTGCTGCATGCCAAGAGCATCAAAATATTAGTGTTGGAAAGCTGGCTGCAGAAAAATTGATCAGTTTGGAACCACATGAAGCTGGTCACTATGTGACACTGTCAAATATATACTCAAGAGCTGGAAGATGGGATGATGCTGCAAGAGTAAGGAAGATGATGGATGGCCATGGATTGCTGAAGCCATCAGGACATAGTTTGGTCGGTACTGGAAGTTAG